A genomic window from Plutella xylostella chromosome 23, ilPluXylo3.1, whole genome shotgun sequence includes:
- the LOC105384246 gene encoding ashwin yields the protein MSVPCDMLLHPYLLSNQQLISSLQERHLCVNLEEMDRDHLLELFHHYCVPLSQRRYRDSGRGRILNKNRNLPADSTPDWVKSENLNKAVKHHSERIKPPPDLLSGHIKRIKISVEVEATPMTEDSHETHKRKYSMDTSDTSANNAETPVKRQRKHQAITWP from the exons atgtccGTGCCGTGTGATATGTTGTTACACCCCTATCTGCTATCTAACCAACAGTTGATATCCAGCCTGCAAGAG AGGCACCTGTGTGTAAATTTGGAAGAGATGGATAGGGATCATTTGTTAGAGTTATTCCATCACTACTGTGTTCCTCTGAGTCAAAGACGCTATAGAGACTCCGGTCGCGGCCGGATATTGAATAAAAACCGGAACCTTCCAGCAGACAGTACACCAGACTGGGTTAAATCAGAAAACTTGAATAAAGCTGTAAAGCACCACTCGGAGAGGATAAAACCACCGCCAGACCTGCTGTCTGGACATattaaaagaataaaaataagtgtagaGGTAGAAGCTACACCCATGACAGAAGACTCACATGAaacacataaaagaaaatactcaATGGATACT TCCGACACGTCAGCTAATAATGCAGAGACGCCAGTAAAGAGACAGAGAAAACACCAAGCCATCACTTGGCCGTGA